A DNA window from Chloroflexota bacterium contains the following coding sequences:
- a CDS encoding response regulator transcription factor, producing the protein MSQLILVIEDERRIAHWVRAYLEQAGFRVLQAYDGQEGLALARSERPDLVILDLMLPGLDGTEICRALRRESDVPIIILTARGGEMDRILGLELGADDYVVKPFSPGELVARVRAVLRRIHGGVRRPEVLRGGEIELDLVSHTCKVAGRWVELSRTQFNLLRALMSHPGQVMTRQQLLDAVFDEDYKGFERTIDVHIRRLRQRIERDPAKPRYIVTVFGVGYKFVE; encoded by the coding sequence GTGAGCCAGCTTATCCTCGTGATAGAAGATGAGAGGCGAATCGCACACTGGGTGCGTGCGTACCTGGAGCAGGCCGGATTCCGGGTCTTGCAGGCGTACGATGGGCAAGAGGGTCTGGCCCTGGCTCGCTCCGAACGACCCGATCTCGTCATCCTGGACTTGATGTTGCCCGGCCTGGATGGCACGGAGATCTGCCGGGCGTTGCGCCGGGAGTCGGATGTGCCCATCATTATCCTCACGGCTCGTGGAGGGGAGATGGATCGCATCCTGGGGCTGGAGTTGGGCGCCGACGATTACGTGGTCAAGCCCTTCAGTCCCGGCGAGCTGGTCGCACGGGTGCGGGCGGTGTTGCGTCGCATCCACGGCGGCGTCCGTCGGCCGGAGGTGTTGCGCGGTGGGGAGATCGAGCTGGACCTGGTCTCTCACACGTGCAAGGTGGCCGGCCGATGGGTGGAGTTGAGCCGCACGCAGTTTAACTTGCTCAGGGCGTTGATGAGCCATCCGGGGCAGGTGATGACCCGCCAGCAGCTGCTGGATGCCGTCTTCGATGAAGATTACAAGGGGTTCGAGCGCACGATCGATGTTCACATCCGCAGATTGCGTCAACGCATCGAGCGCGACCCCGCCAAGCCGCGCTATATCGTGACCGTCTTTGGCGTCGGATACAAGTTTGTGGAGTGA
- a CDS encoding HAMP domain-containing histidine kinase — protein MFRSLRWRLILPFSLLILLTVLLSGALSAWFTLNRFDVFVTDEGRMAAEELAPFLEAYYAYHGGWEGLADLLNTPADSLDALDGLYPAWDSSVDWIEVAAGVLGIDPETLWDRLDQNSIAEIATDLGVDPDKVVEAIVEAERKAIEEVVAAGGLSSEQAELEMKWVSEIVHSYVYEDGYGVAEGDSSGLEYPELSKTEVEWLLSALWGGAHFLITDERGGVIFDSTGKRVGERLSGSATRMGVSLADPRNGDFIGFVLIPAGSGYYSTQQMAFLKGVMKSLVISGLVAGLLALVAGLFVARRVTAPVTALTQAAQKLASGACPGRLPVHTQDELGQMSEAFNRMANAIEQQRDLRIRLVHDIMHELYTPLSVIQLEVEAIRDGLQTPEQASEQLQKEIDALRKLIEDLSLLAEMEAGETRLQREPTDPVQLLSDAMQRWQPRAQAAGISLNFVPPSFTLPRVNVDPSRLAQVLGNLISNAIHYTPAGGRVELRCETAATPNPTRDGASPAGDASAYVCITVADTGDGIAPEDLPFVFERFYRTDRARARRSGGRGLGLAIVREIVERHGGEVWVESTLGKGSTFGFSLPALSGAMSCG, from the coding sequence ATGTTTCGTAGCTTGCGCTGGCGCTTGATCCTTCCTTTCAGCCTTTTGATCCTCTTGACGGTTCTGTTGTCCGGTGCGCTGTCGGCCTGGTTTACTCTCAATCGCTTCGATGTCTTTGTGACCGATGAAGGGAGGATGGCGGCGGAGGAGCTCGCTCCCTTCCTGGAGGCTTATTACGCTTATCACGGCGGCTGGGAGGGCCTGGCCGATCTTTTGAACACCCCGGCGGATTCCCTTGATGCGCTGGATGGCCTCTATCCTGCGTGGGATAGCTCCGTTGATTGGATCGAGGTGGCTGCCGGGGTGTTGGGCATCGATCCGGAGACGTTGTGGGATCGGCTGGATCAGAACAGCATCGCCGAGATCGCCACGGATTTGGGAGTTGACCCGGACAAGGTGGTGGAGGCCATCGTCGAGGCGGAGCGAAAGGCGATCGAGGAGGTGGTGGCGGCAGGCGGGCTCAGCTCGGAGCAGGCCGAGCTGGAGATGAAGTGGGTGTCGGAGATCGTCCATAGTTACGTGTATGAGGACGGCTATGGGGTGGCCGAAGGCGACTCTTCCGGGCTGGAGTATCCCGAGCTCTCCAAGACGGAGGTGGAGTGGCTGTTGAGCGCCCTTTGGGGGGGCGCCCACTTCCTGATCACCGATGAGCGCGGCGGGGTGATTTTCGACAGCACTGGCAAGCGCGTGGGGGAGCGCTTGTCCGGCTCGGCCACCAGGATGGGGGTCTCCCTGGCCGATCCCAGGAACGGGGACTTCATCGGGTTCGTGCTGATCCCCGCCGGCTCCGGCTATTACAGCACCCAGCAGATGGCGTTCCTGAAAGGTGTGATGAAGTCGCTGGTGATAAGCGGCCTGGTGGCCGGCCTGTTGGCCCTGGTGGCCGGTTTGTTCGTCGCCCGGCGCGTGACGGCGCCCGTCACCGCTCTGACCCAGGCCGCTCAGAAGCTGGCTTCCGGCGCTTGTCCGGGACGCCTGCCGGTGCACACACAGGATGAGCTGGGCCAGATGAGCGAGGCCTTCAACCGGATGGCGAACGCCATCGAGCAGCAGCGGGATCTCCGCATCCGGCTGGTGCACGACATCATGCACGAGCTGTATACGCCCCTCAGCGTGATTCAGCTGGAGGTGGAGGCGATCCGGGATGGCCTTCAGACGCCGGAGCAGGCCAGTGAGCAGTTGCAGAAGGAGATCGATGCCCTCCGCAAGCTGATCGAGGACCTGTCCCTGCTGGCGGAGATGGAGGCCGGAGAGACGAGGCTACAGCGTGAGCCCACCGATCCTGTGCAGTTGCTTTCGGATGCCATGCAGCGGTGGCAGCCCCGGGCACAGGCGGCGGGCATATCCCTGAACTTCGTGCCGCCGTCGTTCACGCTGCCCCGGGTGAACGTGGATCCGTCCCGTCTGGCCCAGGTGCTGGGGAACCTCATCTCCAACGCGATCCACTACACGCCCGCCGGCGGTCGAGTCGAGCTGCGCTGCGAGACGGCCGCCACGCCCAACCCCACTCGGGATGGCGCGTCCCCCGCCGGGGACGCATCGGCCTACGTCTGCATCACCGTCGCCGATACCGGGGATGGCATCGCCCCCGAGGATCTCCCCTTCGTCTTCGAGCGCTTCTACCGTACCGATCGGGCGCGTGCACGGCGATCGGGCGGGCGTGGCCTGGGCCTGGCCATCGTGCGAGAGATCGTCGAGCGGCACGGCGGCGAGGTCTGGGTGGAGAGCACCCTGGGGAAGGGGAGCACGTTCGGCTTTAGCCTGCCGGCGTTGTCGGGAGCGATGTCCTGTGGATAG